A part of Miscanthus floridulus cultivar M001 chromosome 6, ASM1932011v1, whole genome shotgun sequence genomic DNA contains:
- the LOC136457212 gene encoding putative disease resistance protein RGA4 encodes MVVVAFGEARVTNQEKSMELEDLPYKFLQEITYGFSEERKLGEGAFGVVYKGVTKTGEDVAVKKLKLHCDNLDYKDFQNELNNLRILEHQNIVQVLGYCYEIQQKPYTIPDGSKVFVDEPFIALCFEYMHNGSLQKHLSAEFNGLDWDTRFKIVQGTCEGVRYIHEELQAPIYHLDLKPDNILLDKDMVPKIADFGLSRIFHEEPTRITNRPYGTPGYQPPEYIDRGEISGKFDIFSLGVVIIRIVSGPESYPKCLYMPSDEFIDQVQKNWRKRLQATSSSDSLLGAYCHQVVTCTQIALNCLDNDSKKRPDIVSITEKLNEIETDIVKKGCHKPVPKLKMHNNKIEVRELPKDITGPNQNINLMSSPSFSKVEFFDARETSSDVVEELIVGRTEEKEKIMTSLLLVMSENLVILPIHGIGGIGKTTFARLIYNDTKFRYYSHVWVNVSQRFDLNKIGESIISQLCEKESQANERQMTHSCLMKLLSGKKIIIVLDDLWEDNHFQLQELKDALYHDESNIIILVTTRSERVALRICSNLQPYKILPLTNDMCWDIIKQRSGFETRDDKEQLTSIGQEIARKCGGVPLAARSLGFTLRNVNFDQWMKVKDNEIWNESVLGDASLPNQVLASLMLSYSYMAPCLKICFTYCAIFPKGHKIVKEDLIYQWFSLGFIKTTQLLSIVQICEKYVMQLLGLSFIQLYPKSSDLYHEQVKIFSMHDLVHDLAISLLGNQVLDQSKQGNSRGSSCQYALLADCSKPLELCLTSRARLIAMRFLECRSTELRGAAFAPARSLRVLDLSECSILKLPQSIGQLRQLRYLNAPGVQDRMLPESITELSHLIYLNIQGSSTISALPESIGEMASLIHLDLSRCNGIYQLPVSFRNLENLVHLNLSGCYNMSGVTASLGSLSRLEHLSLYCCMIDGDLAKALGGLTELQSLNLSRVVCSGNHCKGLGQVLVNLSKLRYLNIQDFLHKAGGDSFLEFIIRLSNLEHLDLSSNNLRSIPETIENLSSLQTLDLSHCINLERLPASISGIDSLKFLNVASCYMLDESTLPQYYKNSAMLLPRFVVHSGYGESSSNLFQLEFENPTVLEINRLENVKSAEEAQRIKLVDKQNIQDLKLLWTRDAERFVDDTELLKRLVPPPSVENFRLEGYTSISFPSWMMDIVIYLPHLVEIILYDLPSCNNLPPLGQLPNLKSLCIGGMDSIRKIDQDLYGGIRAFPQLESIQLAEMKCLEDWNTSYPSPSGEDGSNEFVFPTLNYIEIANCPKVRYKRFSPLTKRMIINGSDQVILSSWEFRGHVGASSLAATTELYVQHCAAPLHQWRLLLHLPYLNFLEITQCSDLTCSSTDLLPCLASLKTISFKDCKFVEALPDWLGDLTSLKALAITDCEGFKALPESIQQLTCLQRLKIDGCSELVQLPCLPSVESLLVRQCKTIAELPERLGDHTSLKELILVNCEGIKTLPESIQQVTCFQRLTINACPELVQWFKSEENKMKLPQIKEITLDYVRLST; translated from the exons ATGGTAGTTGTAGCTTTTGGAGAAGCGCGAGTTACTAATCAG GAAAAATCTATGGAACTAGAGGATCTACCATATAAATTCTTACAAGAAATTACGTATGGTTTCTCCGAGGAGCGGAAACTTGGTGAAGGAGCATTCGGAGTGGTTTACAAG GGAGTGACTAAAACCGGAGAGGATGTTGCTGTGAAGAAACTGAAGCTTCATTGTGACAATCTAGACTACAAGGACTTCCAAAATGAGCTCAATAACCTTAGGATTCTTGAGCATCAGAACATTGTACAGGTTCTTGGCTATTGTTACGAAATACAGCAAAAACCTTATACCATACCAGATGGAAGTAAAGTGTTTGTTGATGAGCCATTTATAGCGTTGTGCTTTGAGTATATGCACAATGGAAGCCTTCAAAAGCATCTTTCTG CTGAGTTTAATGGCCTTGATTGGGACACGCGTTTCAAAATAGTCCAGGGGACTTGTGAGGGTGTGAGGTATATTCATGAGGAGCTGCAAGCACCTATCTACCACTTGGACCTAAAACCTGACAACATATTACTAGATAAGGATATGGTGCCAAAGATTGCAGATTTTGGTTTGTCCAGGATCTTTCATGAAGAACCAACACGGATCACAAACAGACCTTATGGAACACC TGGGTATCAACCACCAGAATACATTGATAGAGGTGAAATCTCAGGAAAATTTGACATATTCAGCTTGGGTGTCGTAATAATAAGGATAGTGTCAGGACCTGAGAGCTACCCCAAATGTCTATACATGCCTTCAGATGAGTTTATTGATCAA GTACAAAAAAACTGGAGAAAAAGGTTGCAAGCAACAAGCAGTAGTGATTCTTTGCTTGGAGCATATTGCCACCAAGTAGTGACATGCACTCAGATAGCATTGAATTGCTTGGACAATGATAGTAAAAAAAGACCCGATATTGTGAGTATTACAGAGAAACTGAATGAGATTGAAACTGACATTGTCAAG AAAGGATGTCACAAACCTGTCCCCAAATTGAAAATGCATAATAACAAGATAGAGGTGAGAGAATTGCCAAAGGATATCACAGGTCCAAACCAGAATATTAATCTGATGTCAAGCCCTAGTTTTAGCAAGGTGGAATTTTTTGATGCACGAGAAACATCGTCAGATGTAGTAGAAGAACTCATTGTGGGGAGGACAGAAGAAAAGGAGAAAATAATGACTTCTTTACTTCTGGTCATGTCGGAAAACCTTGTCATCCTTCCTATACATGGCATTGGAGGCATTGGCAAGACAACTTTTGCAAGATTGATTTACAATGATACAAAGTTCAGATATTATTCACATGTGTGGGTTAATGTGTCCCAGAGATTTGACTTGAACAAGATTGGTGAGTCTATTATTTCACAACTATGTGAAAAAGAGAGCCAGGCTAATGAAAGACAAATGACACATAGTTGCCTCATGAAGCTACTTTCTGGTAAGaagattattattgttttagatGACTTATGGGAGGATAATCACTTCCAGCTGCAGGAATTGAAGGATGCGCTATATCATGATGAAAGCAACATAATTATTTTAGTAACAACACGTAGTGAACGTGTTGCACTGAGAATCTGTAGTAATCTTCAACCATACAAGATATTACCCTTGACAAATGACATGTGCTGGGATATAATTAAACAAAGAAGTGGTTTTGAAACTAGAGATGACAAAGAACAATTGACATCTATAGGTCAGGAGATTGCTCGGAAGTGTGGTGGTGTACCTTTAGCAGCTCGATCTCTGGGATTCACTTTGCGGAATGTGAATTTTGACCAATGGATGAAAGTGAAAGATAATGAAATCTGGAATGAATCTGTTTTAGGGGATGCATCTTTGCCGAATCAAGTTCTTGCATCTTTGATGTTAAGCTATAGCTATATGGCACCATGTTTGAAGATATGCTTTACCTATTGTGCAATTTTTCCAAAAGGTCACAAGATAGTTAAAGAAGACCTAATTTACCAATGGTTTTCTTTGGGTTTCATCAAGACAACACAGTTACTCTCAATTGTGCAGATCTGTGAGAAATATGTCATGCAGCTCCTAGGTCTGTCTTTCATTCAATTATACCCCAAG AGTTCTGACCTGTATCATGAGCAAGTGAAAATTTTCAGCATGCATGATCTGGTACATGATTTGGCAATTTCACTCCTTGGTAATCAAGTTCTGGATCAGAGCAAACAAGGAAACTCTAGGGGAAGCAGCTGCCAATATGCATTGCTCGCAGATTGCAGCAAGCCACTCGAGTTATGCTTGACTTCTCGTGCAAGGCTAATAGCAATGCGTTTTCTTGAGTGTCGCAGCACCGAACTACGTGGTGCTGCATTTGCACCTGCTAGGTCCCTGCGGGTACTGGATTTAAGTGAGTGCTCCATACTCAAGTTGCCACAATCCATTGGTCAATTGAGGCAGTTGAGATATCTTAACGCTCCTGGGGTTCAGGATAGGATGCTTCCAGAAAGTATCACAGAGCTCTCTCATCTAATTTACCTCAATATTCAAGGATCTTCTACCATCTCAGCACTACCAGAGTCAATTGGAGAAATGGCAAGTCTGATTCATCTTGATTTATCACGCTGCAATGGAATCTATCAATTACCAGTCTCTTTCAGGAATCTGGAAAATCTGGTTCATCTTAATTTGTCAGGTTGCTATAATATGTCAGGTGTGACTGCATCATTGGGAAGCCTGAGCCGACTGGAGCATTTGAGCTTATATTGCTGCATGATTGATGGAGACCTGGCAAAAGCATTGGGTGGCCTCACAGAACTGCAATCTTTGAATTTATCACGTGTTGTGTGTTCAGGAAACCACTGCAAAGGGTTAGGACAAGTCCTGGTTAATCTCAGCAAACTCAGATATTTGAATATACAAGATTTCCTTCATAAAGCTGGAGGTGACAGCTTCCTTGAGTTCATCATTAGGCTTTCCAATCTAGAGCATCTTGATTTAAGTTCGAATAATTTGCGTAGTATACCAGAAACCATTGAGAACCTCAGCAGCCTACAGACACTAGATCTCTCGCACTGCATCAACCTGGAGAGGTTGCCAGCTAGCATATCAGGAATTGATAGTCTGAAGTTTTTAAATGTAGCGAGTTGCTACATGTTGGATGAGTCCACTCTACCTCAGTACTACAAGAATAGTGCAATGTTGTTACCAAGATTTGTGGTCCATTCTGGTTATGGTGAATCTAGCAGTAATCTTTTTCAGCTTGAATTTGAAAATCCTACTGTTTTGGAGATCAACAGGCTTGAAAATGTGAAGTCTGCAGAAGAGGCACAGAGAATAAAGCTGGTGGACAAGCAGAATATTCAGGACCTAAAGTTACTGTGGACTAGAGATGCGGAGAGATTTGTGGATGACACAGAACTTTTGAAACGACTAGTGCCACCACCAAGTGTAGAAAATTTCAGGCTGGAAGGTTATACTAGCATAAGCTTTCCATCCTGGATGATGGACATCGTCATTTATTTGCCTCATCTTGTAGAAATTATCCTGTACGACTTGCCCAGTTGCAATAACCTACCACCACTTGGTCAGTTACCAAACCTCAAGAGTCTGTGTATCGGAGGAATGGACAGCATAAGGAAGATTGACCAGGACTTGTACGGGGGCATAAGAGCATTTCCTCAGCTTGAGAGCATTCAACTGGCGGAGATGAAATGCTTGGAGGACTGGAACACATCCTACCCCAGTCCCAGTGGTGAGGATGGCTCGAATGAGTTCGTGTTCCCCACCCTCAATTATATAGAAATAGCAAACTGCCCCAAAGTAAGATACAAACGGTTCTCACCTCTAACTAAGAGGATGATCATAAATGGTAGCGACCAAGTAATATTGTCATCGTGGGAGTTCAGAGGTCATGTCGGTGCTTCCTCCTTAGCTGCAACCACCGAGCTTTACGTGCAACATTGTGCAGCGCCTCTGCATCAGTGGCGCTTACTTCTCCACCTCCCGTACCTCAACTTTTTAGAGATCACCCAATGCAGTGATCTTACATGCAGCTCAACAGATTTGCTTCCATGTCTCGCTTCCCTCAAGACTATATCTTTTAAAGATTGCAAATTCGTTGAGGCGCTGCCGGACTGGTTGGGTGACCTCACCTCTCTCAAGGCACTTGCGATAACTGATTGTGAAGGCTTCAAGGCTTTGCCAGAGAGCATACAACAACTCACCTGCCTCCAGCGCCTAAAAATTGACGGCTGCTCTGAGCTAGTTCAGCTTCCATGTCTCCCCTCAGTCGAGTCTCTCCTTGTCAGACAATGCAAAACAATTGCTGAACTGCCAGAGAGGCTTGGAGACCACACCTCTCTCAAGGAACTCATTTTAGTGAATTGCGAAGGCATCAAAACTCTACCAGAAAGCATACAACAAGTCACATGCTTCCAACGCCTAACAATTAATGCCTGTCCAGAACTAGTTCAGTGGTTCAAATCAGAGGAGAATAAGATGAAGCTCCCTCAAATAAAAGAAATC ACATTAGATTATGTGCGGTTAAGCACGTGA